One segment of Sulfobacillus thermosulfidooxidans DSM 9293 DNA contains the following:
- a CDS encoding TatD family hydrolase: MEMWDTHVHLDQVHHLKDTVQRAINCGVTHWVLVAIGPQAYYQQSQCLKVLAPLGLRFLRSIGLHPEHPYSLNDIREVARLLEQEPIAAIGEIGLPTYRFLTRQEFNRNWDGLYIQLGWAERKNLAVIIHAVHASTEPMLRILEEFPNLHRVVFHWLKAPKEIITEIVHRQYFVGVTPDVIWRQRDQALWSLLPPSSIVLETDSPWPHHPDKSVSEPADIAELIHYLNHTFPNQRDWAWQTTLNARRLFNQELPEHPSQVNNRAM; the protein is encoded by the coding sequence ATGGAAATGTGGGATACTCACGTACATTTGGACCAAGTTCATCATCTTAAAGATACCGTACAACGCGCAATAAATTGCGGTGTCACGCACTGGGTACTCGTTGCAATAGGTCCTCAGGCCTATTACCAACAGTCGCAATGCCTTAAAGTCCTCGCGCCTCTTGGCCTGCGTTTTTTACGCAGCATTGGATTACATCCTGAGCACCCTTATTCGCTAAATGACATTCGAGAAGTCGCTCGTCTTCTTGAACAAGAACCCATTGCCGCCATAGGCGAAATAGGATTGCCAACCTACCGGTTTTTGACGCGGCAGGAATTCAATCGTAATTGGGATGGTCTGTATATTCAGCTGGGATGGGCAGAACGCAAAAATCTTGCGGTCATTATTCATGCCGTTCATGCCAGTACCGAACCAATGCTTAGAATTTTAGAAGAGTTCCCGAATTTGCATCGGGTTGTATTTCACTGGTTGAAAGCGCCGAAAGAGATTATTACAGAAATTGTCCATCGCCAATATTTTGTTGGTGTGACACCGGATGTGATTTGGCGTCAGCGGGATCAAGCTTTATGGTCGTTGCTTCCCCCTTCCAGTATTGTGCTTGAAACAGACAGCCCATGGCCTCATCATCCAGACAAATCAGTTAGTGAACCCGCAGACATTGCCGAACTGATACATTATTTAAATCACACGTTTCCAAATCAACGAGACTGGGCATGGCAAACCACTTTAAATGCCCGTAGGTTATTTAACCAGGAACTTCCGGAACACCCATCACAGGTGAACAACCGAGCCATGTAA
- a CDS encoding helix-turn-helix domain-containing protein: MAKQFYTPEEVSKILKVSRNFIYKLIRRGEIPTIRIGDLHRIPSDFIDQLVGGITNEH; the protein is encoded by the coding sequence ATGGCCAAACAATTTTATACTCCTGAAGAAGTTTCAAAGATTTTGAAGGTAAGTCGCAACTTTATTTACAAACTCATACGACGGGGGGAAATCCCTACAATCCGCATTGGCGACTTGCATCGTATTCCTTCGGATTTCATTGATCAACTGGTGGGGGGAATTACCAATGAACATTGA
- a CDS encoding helix-turn-helix domain-containing protein: MKVTEIERRVLPMSDLKNRLWGYKLRQARKNAGISAPDLARKVYIPSSSLWSIENGHRRPPKNIGQELRKFVGETPSEQEHVYWDLFYLYRSPMKDLALKIVNTFWEKPECKKFWSEKPGIDSAIKAAWWLWDEANDGEIVDWLIYITHGIRIDFPSIKQLHEYNDLLLAEENEGDKIVGVLSGLSRTENEVSVFLTPEQLLNQP; the protein is encoded by the coding sequence GTGAAAGTTACAGAGATAGAAAGGAGAGTGCTGCCAATGTCAGACCTCAAAAATAGGCTTTGGGGCTATAAATTGCGCCAAGCCCGAAAAAACGCAGGAATATCTGCCCCAGATCTTGCACGAAAGGTCTATATACCCAGTAGTTCTCTATGGTCCATTGAAAACGGTCATCGGCGGCCCCCCAAAAACATTGGTCAGGAGCTTAGAAAGTTTGTCGGAGAAACACCGAGTGAGCAGGAACACGTGTATTGGGATTTATTTTACCTGTACCGATCACCCATGAAAGATCTCGCACTAAAGATCGTCAATACTTTTTGGGAAAAGCCAGAATGCAAAAAATTTTGGTCAGAAAAACCGGGGATAGACAGCGCCATTAAAGCTGCATGGTGGTTGTGGGATGAAGCCAATGATGGAGAAATTGTTGATTGGCTGATTTATATCACACACGGCATTCGGATTGATTTTCCTTCGATTAAACAATTACACGAATATAACGATTTGTTGCTAGCGGAAGAAAATGAAGGAGATAAGATAGTGGGAGTGTTGTCCGGTCTGAGTCGTACGGAGAATGAGGTTTCGGTTTTCTTAACACCCGAGCAGCTATTGAATCAACCATAG
- a CDS encoding uracil-DNA glycosylase, producing MNDNKLLEIQQATIMCRQCPRLVDWRERVAVQKVRRFRDQEYWGKPLAGFGDPHAPVVIIGLAPAAHGGNRTGRMFTGDDSASWLINALHETGFANQNTSEHKDDGLVLSHVYITAAVRCAPPQNKPTRQEAANCFHFLVEELDVLKPRIVIVLGRFAFEAFRRYLNNRGINTRGLSFAHGKQETWTINSHRLTLLMSYHPSRQNTQTKKLTHDMFLEIFQRAQNILHDEARCF from the coding sequence ATGAACGATAATAAACTGCTAGAAATCCAACAGGCTACCATTATGTGTCGCCAGTGTCCTCGTCTTGTCGATTGGCGAGAACGAGTCGCCGTCCAAAAGGTCAGGCGGTTTCGCGATCAAGAGTATTGGGGGAAGCCACTGGCTGGATTTGGCGATCCTCATGCTCCAGTCGTTATTATTGGCTTAGCGCCTGCTGCTCACGGTGGCAACCGTACTGGTCGTATGTTTACGGGAGATGATTCAGCTAGTTGGCTAATCAATGCCTTACATGAGACAGGATTTGCCAATCAAAACACAAGCGAACACAAAGATGATGGTTTGGTACTAAGCCATGTGTATATCACGGCTGCGGTGCGTTGTGCCCCACCACAAAATAAACCGACCCGTCAAGAAGCTGCCAATTGTTTTCACTTTTTGGTTGAAGAGTTGGATGTTCTTAAACCTCGAATCGTGATAGTCCTCGGCCGTTTTGCTTTTGAAGCCTTTCGCCGGTATCTCAATAATCGCGGCATAAATACTCGCGGACTTAGCTTTGCTCATGGAAAACAAGAAACTTGGACGATTAATTCTCACAGGCTTACCTTGTTAATGTCCTACCATCCGAGCCGCCAAAATACCCAGACCAAAAAATTAACACACGACATGTTTTTGGAGATTTTTCAACGAGCTCAAAACATTTTACATGACGAAGCCCGTTGTTTTTGA
- a CDS encoding sodium:solute symporter family protein codes for MAVLGSFLLYTGFLIIISRRSDKKTIPIETFREGNRQLGAWTIFLMVTALWSSSLIVVEIDTAYRWGVAAIWYGISVGLMSLLVSILIPWFRRHHYVSNSDLLGQRFGGTVRRLSGIVIGITFPIFALSNALAAGAVVHVLLHWPLWVTLFITTAALVTYIQFAGMMSLAKTQGLNFAMVVTSLILAGIKLGQLVHHHHGSFLDSPRPAFWHLFGIGHGTIWVWFGMNILNVFSAQAEIQTVAASKTRLAAQRAIWLSTGVLILITIFSVWLGIQARVLMGHSNQEGLMAFFRLVLQHSSPGFDVIFSVGVWALALTWCGPLLFSGAISVGGDVINRSHSVRTLRWALVIEAVLMVLYTTMRPDNIAWWRVFGLTLRNAAVVGPTLAVILWDDLNPTTVIIAMIAGIGVGVGFNAWTDFSVTHFVWGINPMWSAATTSFIVLALSRLWTRRQYRSALGGMGLWLLFAILLIKTEHKIFSAGLTGLGLLVLGVSFMIFAWWRTRSSDPIDTTTHILEPEGH; via the coding sequence GTGGCTGTTCTCGGTAGTTTCCTTCTTTACACGGGTTTCTTAATCATCATAAGTCGGCGAAGCGACAAGAAGACCATCCCCATTGAGACATTTCGAGAAGGGAATCGGCAGCTCGGCGCCTGGACAATCTTTCTAATGGTTACAGCCTTATGGAGCTCTTCGCTCATTGTCGTCGAGATTGATACAGCGTATCGGTGGGGCGTGGCAGCCATATGGTATGGAATTAGTGTTGGGCTCATGTCCCTCTTGGTTTCAATATTAATTCCGTGGTTTCGCCGTCATCACTACGTTTCCAACAGTGATCTCTTAGGACAACGATTTGGGGGTACTGTCCGGCGTTTAAGCGGAATCGTCATTGGGATAACCTTTCCTATTTTTGCCTTGTCCAATGCCCTAGCGGCCGGAGCTGTGGTACACGTCTTGCTACACTGGCCGTTATGGGTGACACTTTTTATTACGACCGCCGCATTGGTAACCTATATTCAATTTGCCGGCATGATGTCCTTGGCCAAGACACAAGGCCTAAATTTTGCCATGGTGGTTACGTCTCTTATATTAGCTGGTATCAAACTTGGCCAACTGGTTCATCATCATCATGGGTCATTTCTTGATTCTCCCAGGCCCGCATTCTGGCATCTCTTTGGAATTGGTCATGGAACCATTTGGGTTTGGTTCGGTATGAACATCTTAAACGTGTTCTCCGCCCAAGCAGAAATTCAAACCGTGGCAGCGTCGAAAACTCGCCTTGCTGCCCAACGTGCCATTTGGTTATCAACAGGAGTCCTCATATTGATTACCATTTTTAGCGTTTGGTTAGGCATTCAAGCCCGCGTGTTAATGGGGCACTCCAATCAAGAAGGTTTAATGGCATTTTTTCGTCTTGTACTCCAACATAGTTCACCAGGGTTCGATGTGATTTTTAGCGTCGGTGTGTGGGCGTTGGCCCTCACATGGTGCGGACCCTTGCTTTTTTCGGGAGCAATTAGCGTGGGAGGCGATGTCATCAATCGGTCCCACAGTGTGCGCACGCTTCGTTGGGCCCTCGTTATAGAAGCCGTATTAATGGTCTTATATACCACGATGCGTCCTGATAACATTGCATGGTGGCGTGTATTTGGCCTGACCCTTCGCAATGCCGCGGTTGTCGGGCCAACGTTGGCCGTCATTTTATGGGATGATTTAAATCCCACCACCGTGATAATAGCGATGATAGCCGGTATTGGTGTGGGAGTGGGATTTAATGCTTGGACAGATTTTTCTGTAACACATTTTGTCTGGGGCATTAATCCGATGTGGTCTGCAGCCACAACCAGTTTTATTGTTCTTGCCCTGTCGCGGTTATGGACACGGCGTCAATACAGATCGGCATTGGGAGGTATGGGGCTATGGCTTTTATTCGCCATACTCTTGATTAAGACGGAACACAAAATATTTTCGGCTGGTCTCACCGGCCTAGGACTCTTAGTGTTGGGCGTGTCATTTATGATTTTTGCTTGGTGGCGAACCAGATCTTCTGACCCTATTGACACCACGACTCATATTCTGGAGCCCGAGGGGCACTAG
- a CDS encoding helix-turn-helix domain-containing protein, whose translation MPQLPHFSDFIRVSRESMDMTPKQAAQALGWSIPRWNAFEQGRAMTEDNITVAARVLHVPVWVIQYIAGSDTLVFCERPWVQCSQSKHQLRRGIDLSYNRKAMGAVIRKCRHYSDTSLTEAIQQWTNLWGAQYKSLDNANGMAAWRDAWSLVEDEGRVTDLLFFTFGPYGAVDADKNPWEFLDDVPAPVQWAILRAATGRLVARATALFLAPFLVAVGEIPDIAQSQDPTTNALFGHLMALRADCLDYDQYAAAALEYCMRLAVHT comes from the coding sequence ATGCCCCAACTCCCCCACTTCTCCGATTTTATTCGGGTGAGCCGGGAATCTATGGACATGACCCCCAAGCAGGCCGCGCAAGCCCTGGGCTGGTCTATCCCCCGCTGGAACGCCTTTGAACAGGGGCGGGCCATGACAGAGGATAACATCACAGTAGCTGCCCGCGTTCTCCATGTGCCAGTGTGGGTTATTCAGTACATCGCGGGTTCCGACACACTCGTGTTTTGCGAACGGCCCTGGGTGCAGTGCTCTCAATCCAAGCACCAGTTACGCCGAGGCATAGACCTAAGTTATAACCGGAAAGCGATGGGAGCGGTGATCCGCAAATGCCGACACTATAGTGACACCAGTCTAACCGAGGCGATCCAACAGTGGACAAACCTATGGGGAGCGCAGTACAAATCCCTGGATAATGCGAACGGAATGGCCGCGTGGCGCGATGCCTGGAGCCTTGTCGAAGACGAAGGACGGGTGACGGACTTGCTGTTTTTCACATTTGGGCCGTATGGAGCCGTTGATGCCGACAAGAACCCATGGGAATTTCTCGATGACGTGCCGGCACCGGTCCAATGGGCCATTTTACGGGCCGCAACGGGACGCCTTGTGGCCCGGGCCACGGCATTGTTTCTAGCCCCTTTCCTCGTGGCCGTTGGCGAAATTCCTGATATAGCACAATCGCAAGATCCGACAACCAATGCGCTGTTCGGCCACCTGATGGCCTTACGAGCGGATTGTCTGGATTATGATCAGTATGCCGCTGCCGCGTTAGAGTACTGCATGCGTCTCGCCGTTCACACCTAA
- a CDS encoding MFS transporter — protein MSKPASSPVPRQARELAQARSLAAGGDAMIEVAIALLILHRTHSPAALGLVLSMPWWAGIVSHLTSTAWIDRVSRRLILIWGDILRAVIVLAIAIIPSLVGDTIGYFLLFGVAALYNSAFQAMTPVLSGSHLKGMISLIQQWESLASAAAYIIVSVGFVKSNTIPWIFALAAVLFIFSALRIGTISVDKTSWQPHEDPSAMATSTQQQYREAFIAFQANRTLSLLTVVSFFGAALVFGANVLTAPAMHRVWHQPTARYGWALLAIAIGQWLGGRIIGTPKVQQLTSKGRIIIGFSGLSVAFFALGTWHFIAIAMVILVAAGTANAVASRAISEWIQTYTPKHLLGRVMSLRGLFLISGAGLGTLLAGVVANHFGVITTFYSWAVLGGLIVSATILIPFHHVTESSTSQRAFK, from the coding sequence ATGTCCAAACCCGCTTCATCACCTGTACCTCGACAAGCTCGTGAACTAGCACAAGCTCGTTCATTGGCTGCCGGTGGTGATGCCATGATCGAAGTGGCTATCGCCCTGTTAATTCTTCATCGAACCCATAGCCCAGCGGCTCTTGGTCTGGTGCTCTCAATGCCTTGGTGGGCTGGCATTGTCAGTCATTTAACGAGCACAGCATGGATTGATCGTGTATCTCGTCGTCTAATCTTGATTTGGGGAGATATTTTACGTGCGGTGATTGTGCTAGCCATTGCGATCATTCCTTCATTGGTCGGCGACACTATCGGCTATTTTTTGTTATTTGGGGTTGCTGCTCTTTATAACAGTGCATTTCAAGCGATGACTCCTGTCTTATCAGGTAGTCACCTAAAAGGTATGATAAGTCTCATTCAACAATGGGAATCCTTAGCTAGTGCAGCTGCCTATATTATCGTAAGTGTGGGCTTTGTCAAATCGAATACGATTCCATGGATATTTGCATTGGCTGCTGTATTATTTATTTTTTCCGCACTACGAATTGGTACCATTTCCGTAGACAAAACGTCATGGCAGCCTCATGAAGATCCCTCTGCAATGGCGACATCGACCCAACAACAATATCGTGAAGCTTTTATCGCCTTTCAAGCCAACCGAACTTTGTCATTATTGACAGTCGTTAGCTTTTTTGGCGCAGCCCTGGTATTTGGTGCCAATGTGTTAACGGCCCCCGCCATGCACAGGGTGTGGCATCAACCGACCGCTCGATATGGGTGGGCTTTGTTAGCTATAGCCATTGGACAATGGTTAGGCGGACGCATAATTGGTACCCCCAAAGTGCAGCAATTGACCTCTAAGGGGCGGATCATTATCGGATTTTCCGGTTTGTCCGTAGCGTTTTTCGCGTTAGGAACGTGGCATTTTATTGCGATTGCCATGGTTATCCTCGTAGCAGCTGGAACCGCAAATGCCGTTGCATCACGCGCCATTTCGGAATGGATTCAAACATATACACCAAAACATCTGTTAGGACGAGTGATGTCTTTACGAGGTTTATTTTTAATTTCCGGTGCAGGATTAGGTACGCTTCTCGCCGGTGTGGTTGCAAATCACTTTGGGGTCATCACGACGTTTTATTCTTGGGCTGTGTTAGGAGGATTAATTGTCTCTGCAACGATATTAATTCCCTTCCATCACGTCACAGAATCATCCACATCCCAGCGTGCTTTTAAGTAG
- a CDS encoding AAA family ATPase, producing the protein MEKEKWTLPPHDDWDYFAKTSPPPIDWVIKGLKPGNVGIISAPGGTGKSMFCLSIAQAVNSGKELFGVWPVGGPGDVVYLYGDDDPQDMHNRVYHLHQLSNCSSTLSHHHTYSFCVKDNPPRFMVSHKLDSDSFLLSPNSDAVQSIKNRILLELNLHPRLLIFDPLNKFHALEENSNNEMEQLLTFFGRFASELGAAIILLHHTGKSAVLNGQHSQQSARGASAIIDQARWHITLRKFSDDDAARYNVPSNDAWKYLVAHNAKINGAEPLPDLVLERGPGGVLVRANLTPALKVVHRKGTKRGEI; encoded by the coding sequence ATGGAAAAGGAAAAATGGACGCTACCTCCTCACGATGATTGGGATTATTTTGCAAAAACTTCACCACCACCAATCGATTGGGTAATCAAGGGATTGAAACCAGGAAACGTTGGCATAATCAGCGCACCGGGCGGCACGGGGAAAAGTATGTTCTGCTTATCAATTGCCCAAGCTGTAAACTCTGGTAAGGAACTGTTTGGCGTTTGGCCCGTGGGCGGCCCTGGGGATGTTGTTTACCTTTATGGCGACGACGATCCACAGGATATGCACAACAGAGTGTACCACTTACATCAATTATCTAATTGTTCGTCAACGCTATCGCACCACCACACTTACTCGTTTTGCGTAAAAGACAACCCCCCGCGGTTTATGGTATCCCATAAACTTGATTCGGATTCTTTCCTGCTTTCACCAAACTCCGACGCAGTACAATCGATCAAAAACCGTATTTTGTTGGAACTCAATTTGCATCCTCGCTTGCTGATTTTTGATCCCCTCAACAAGTTCCACGCACTAGAAGAAAATTCCAATAATGAAATGGAACAGTTGCTTACATTTTTTGGTAGGTTTGCTTCAGAACTCGGTGCAGCCATCATTCTATTGCACCACACCGGAAAATCTGCGGTGCTCAACGGGCAGCATAGTCAACAGAGCGCAAGAGGAGCCAGTGCGATCATTGATCAAGCCAGGTGGCATATCACCTTGAGGAAATTTTCGGATGACGATGCAGCGCGTTACAACGTGCCGTCAAACGACGCATGGAAATATCTGGTAGCTCACAACGCAAAAATCAACGGAGCCGAACCACTTCCTGATTTGGTGTTGGAGAGGGGGCCAGGTGGTGTGCTGGTGAGAGCTAACTTGACCCCTGCCTTAAAAGTGGTGCATAGAAAGGGGACGAAACGGGGTGAAATTTGA
- a CDS encoding NCS1 family nucleobase:cation symporter-1: MVSQANDDVTYVNRDIAPTTPEQRQWSLYNYLSLWIGMAHNIPTYLMAGGFIVLGLNWWQAILTVFIGNLIVLIPILLNAHPGTKYGIPFPVLARASFGVIGAGIPAVLRALVGAGWFGIETAIGGQAIQTFLLLIVPHWNHFSNTGTFLGMNLGGWISFLLFWFLNVWIIYHGIQAVKRFETWAGPLVLLLGIGLLIWAVSAAHGFGPLLNAAAKVHGAAFWAVEIPALTSVVGFWATLSLNIPDFTRFAKSQKAQEWGQALGLPLTMTIFSGIGVLVTSATIVVFHHAISDPITLLGHFHNVVILLISLGAVVVATLSVNVAANIVSPAYDFIQLFPRHLTFARGGLITGILGILMAPWLLISNPHIYIFTWLNVYSGFLGPIAAILIADYWVFRHRKLDVKELYEKRSQYFYERGYNPRAIWALVAGIVVSLIGKVVPSLSWLFNYSWFVGFIVAFIVYLILMYSHYGSSMTSN; encoded by the coding sequence ATGGTTTCTCAAGCAAATGACGACGTGACATATGTTAATCGAGATATAGCCCCAACAACTCCTGAGCAACGACAATGGTCACTCTATAATTATCTCAGCTTGTGGATTGGCATGGCACATAACATTCCGACCTATCTGATGGCTGGCGGATTCATTGTCCTGGGCCTTAATTGGTGGCAAGCGATTTTAACCGTCTTTATTGGTAACTTAATTGTTTTAATCCCCATTCTATTAAATGCCCATCCCGGGACCAAATATGGTATTCCTTTTCCGGTTTTGGCGCGAGCATCTTTTGGAGTTATAGGTGCAGGCATTCCGGCTGTGTTGAGAGCTTTGGTTGGCGCAGGATGGTTCGGAATAGAAACCGCCATTGGAGGACAAGCTATCCAAACGTTTCTCTTACTCATCGTTCCTCATTGGAATCACTTTTCTAACACAGGAACATTCCTGGGAATGAATTTGGGTGGATGGATTAGCTTTTTACTATTTTGGTTTCTTAACGTGTGGATTATTTATCACGGTATTCAGGCGGTTAAACGGTTTGAAACATGGGCAGGGCCTCTTGTGTTATTATTGGGTATCGGCCTATTAATTTGGGCTGTGTCGGCAGCTCATGGCTTTGGACCTTTGCTCAACGCAGCGGCAAAAGTTCACGGTGCGGCATTTTGGGCCGTTGAAATTCCTGCGTTAACCAGCGTCGTCGGATTTTGGGCCACTTTATCTCTTAACATTCCGGATTTTACCCGTTTTGCTAAGAGTCAAAAAGCTCAAGAATGGGGTCAGGCATTAGGACTCCCGTTAACCATGACCATATTTTCGGGCATTGGTGTTCTTGTCACCTCGGCGACGATTGTGGTGTTTCATCATGCCATTTCCGATCCCATTACCCTTTTAGGACATTTTCACAATGTAGTGATTTTGCTCATTTCATTGGGTGCTGTGGTCGTGGCAACGTTATCCGTGAATGTTGCGGCAAACATCGTATCACCTGCTTATGATTTCATTCAATTATTTCCTCGGCATTTGACATTTGCACGGGGCGGTCTTATCACCGGCATTTTGGGAATACTTATGGCTCCATGGCTACTCATCTCGAACCCGCATATTTATATTTTCACGTGGTTAAATGTGTATTCGGGATTTCTTGGACCGATTGCCGCTATTCTTATTGCAGATTATTGGGTGTTCCGCCACAGAAAACTTGATGTGAAGGAGCTTTATGAGAAGCGCAGTCAATATTTTTATGAAAGAGGATATAATCCTCGAGCGATTTGGGCTTTAGTTGCAGGCATTGTCGTTTCTCTGATTGGTAAGGTCGTACCGTCGTTGAGTTGGCTTTTTAATTATTCATGGTTTGTCGGATTTATCGTGGCCTTTATCGTTTACTTAATATTGATGTATAGTCATTATGGTTCGTCTATGACATCGAATTAA
- a CDS encoding DNA-3-methyladenine glycosylase I has translation MADCGWTTNDSLYQAYHDDEWGVPVTNDNQLFEMLVLESMQAGLSWLIVLKKRKEFRRAFCNFIPERVAQFNNNDMERLLSNPLLIRNRLKMQAAITNAKAFVRVQAEWGSFAKYLWSFVHYSPEIHQYVSWDQIPAYSSLSEILSRDLKRRGFQFVGPTVCYSYCQAVGVVMDHIVSCDRYSVLSQPKILHL, from the coding sequence ATGGCGGACTGTGGTTGGACCACAAATGATTCCTTGTATCAAGCATATCATGATGATGAATGGGGTGTCCCGGTTACGAATGATAACCAATTATTTGAAATGCTTGTGCTGGAGAGTATGCAAGCCGGATTAAGTTGGCTTATCGTACTCAAAAAACGCAAGGAATTTCGGCGAGCATTCTGTAATTTTATCCCTGAACGTGTCGCTCAATTTAACAATAATGATATGGAACGATTATTATCCAACCCACTATTAATTCGTAACCGGTTAAAAATGCAAGCGGCAATAACTAATGCGAAGGCTTTTGTTCGGGTCCAAGCCGAGTGGGGATCATTTGCTAAATATTTATGGTCGTTTGTCCACTACAGTCCAGAAATTCATCAATACGTGTCGTGGGATCAAATACCAGCTTATTCGTCGCTGTCAGAAATCTTAAGTCGCGATTTAAAACGCCGGGGATTTCAATTTGTCGGTCCCACGGTTTGTTATTCTTATTGCCAAGCCGTTGGTGTGGTGATGGATCATATCGTCAGTTGTGATCGCTATTCCGTGCTCAGTCAACCCAAGATCCTTCATCTTTAA
- the repC gene encoding replication protein C, IncQ-type: MKSYRLTHARHDPVHCLAPGLFRSLRRGERKKAKLDVIYKFGDERLIEFSGPEPLGADDLRVLQGLVALGGPNGVLLHPEPKTESGKQLRLSLEPKWDAIEQDAIVVKSSYYTLAKEIGYANPRDTRPIRECIERLWKISIIVKNGSNRQGFRLLSDYASDEQEGRLFVALNPLIAQAIIGGKNRQFVRIEMDEVRSLHTDPARLIHQRLCAWIDPGKQGKTEIDTLCEYVRPRRDDDSSEAIKKRRQTVRRALTELVAVGWAVHEYARGKFEIRRPKAKISQ; encoded by the coding sequence ATGAAGTCTTATAGGTTGACACACGCACGACACGATCCAGTACATTGTTTAGCCCCCGGACTCTTTCGCAGTCTGAGGCGAGGGGAACGCAAGAAAGCTAAGCTTGACGTTATCTATAAGTTTGGGGACGAACGACTAATTGAGTTTAGTGGACCTGAACCGTTGGGAGCAGACGATTTGCGCGTTTTACAAGGTCTGGTGGCCCTTGGAGGTCCAAATGGCGTACTACTGCATCCCGAACCCAAAACAGAATCCGGTAAACAACTTCGCTTATCTCTCGAACCAAAATGGGATGCCATAGAACAAGATGCCATCGTCGTTAAAAGCAGTTACTACACTCTTGCCAAAGAAATTGGTTACGCGAATCCCAGAGACACTCGACCAATTCGGGAATGCATCGAGAGACTTTGGAAAATATCCATAATCGTCAAAAACGGCTCCAACCGGCAAGGATTCCGACTCCTGTCAGACTACGCAAGTGACGAACAGGAGGGGCGATTGTTCGTTGCCCTCAATCCATTGATAGCCCAAGCGATTATCGGGGGAAAAAATCGGCAATTTGTTCGGATCGAAATGGATGAGGTTCGGTCACTTCATACTGACCCCGCGAGGTTGATTCATCAGAGGCTCTGCGCATGGATTGATCCGGGCAAGCAGGGAAAGACGGAGATCGACACGCTTTGCGAGTACGTAAGGCCACGGCGAGACGATGACTCCTCAGAGGCCATCAAAAAGCGGCGGCAGACCGTCCGCAGGGCGTTGACTGAACTCGTCGCCGTCGGATGGGCAGTGCATGAATACGCACGCGGGAAGTTTGAAATACGCCGTCCGAAAGCTAAAATTTCGCAGTAA
- a CDS encoding SPW repeat domain-containing protein, producing the protein MSWRNIVMAVVGAWFMISAWALNPMHSSAYTTTAIILGLFILAGSLWALRTTEGMIWRYYLLALMGLYMGLTPFFYHFERFVGALWITMLMGVVVLAAGLWQIFAIRHASGQHEQSGHHHVA; encoded by the coding sequence ATGAGCTGGCGAAACATCGTTATGGCGGTTGTTGGCGCTTGGTTCATGATTTCAGCGTGGGCTCTTAATCCCATGCACTCGAGCGCCTATACTACCACCGCAATTATTTTAGGACTTTTCATTTTGGCAGGAAGCTTGTGGGCATTACGAACCACAGAAGGCATGATATGGCGTTATTACCTTCTTGCATTGATGGGATTGTATATGGGTTTAACGCCCTTCTTTTACCACTTTGAACGATTTGTCGGCGCCTTGTGGATTACGATGCTGATGGGTGTCGTGGTTTTGGCGGCTGGGCTGTGGCAGATTTTTGCCATCCGCCATGCCTCAGGACAACATGAACAATCTGGACACCATCATGTTGCCTGA